TTTAGTTGATTTTAATCATAAAAGTTATAAACTCTCGCAATACACACAAAAAAACAAGGAGTTTATATGGAGTTGGAAGTATCGTCGAACACTCTTGTAATCAAGGGCAATATTAAGAGCGTTAGTGATTTTCAAAATATTAAACAGAGCGTTGACGCTATGGTTACCCAACATAGACATATAAATGTCAATATACTTGACTCCCTTTCAATAACATCTTCGGTAATTGGCTATTTCAATAAACTTGTTCTTAAAGACAATATAGATATGCATATGAATGTAAAAAATGAGCAGCTTTTAAATCTTTTGGATGATTTGAATCTGGTATCTACCTTTAAAGTAAAAAGAAGTTAAGATGACAATCAAATATAAACTAAATCTAATCACGGCGATAGTAATCTCGTTTGCGCTGATAATAATTGCGTTAGCAGCAAATAAAGCGTTAAATGATAGAGCGACAATTACTCAATCTCAAGAGTTAAATACTCTCTCACAAAAACTAAGTCTTGTAATTCATGAAACGCAAAAAGAGAGAGGTGCGAGTGCAGGTTTTCTCGGTTCAGGCGGAAAGCAATTTGGCGATATCTTGCCAAAACAGAGAGCAGATACGACAAGAGAGTATGAAAATCTAAAAGCATATATAAAAACTCTTGACTTAGAATCTTTCCCGAAAGAGCTTAAGGGCGAGATATCGGCTTTTGATTCGGATATGGGCAAAATAGCACAAATTCGCTCATCAATTGACTCTCTTTCAATCAGCGTAAAAGATGAAGTCGCTTACTATACAGATATGAATACAAAGATTTTAAACATAGTTGCACTCAGTGCAAAAGTAGCAACTTCTCAAGAGTTAGTCAAAGCTCTTAGCGCATACAGCAACTTTTTAAAATCAAAAGAGCGTGCAGGGATTGAAAGAGCGGTACTTAGCAGCACTTTTGCCGCAGGTAAATTCGGCGATGGCGTGTTTGCCAAATGGGTTACGCTTGTCGCTGAACAGGATGCATTTATAGACGCTTACCTATCAATGGCTACAGAGGCTTCAAAAACACTCTATAATCAAAAAATGAACTCTCCTATCATTGGCGAAGTAAACAAAATGAGAGATATAGCAAAAGCAAAAGCTTTTGAGGGCGGCTTCGGAGTTGATAGCGTAGTATGGTTTAAAACCATAACAGATAAAATAAACCTTTTAAAAGAGGTTGATGATGAGCTGGCTAAACAAAACGGCATCCTGATAGATCAGCTTAAATCAACTTCTATTACAAATACGACAATTGCTTTGAGCGGTTACTCCGCTTTTGCCGTAGCGATATTCATAATAATTTTTATAATCAGCAGAGGCGTAAACAGAAGCGTTCGCAGCTCTTTAGAAAAGATAGAGTGCGTCTCCAGCCACCTAGATTTAACATGCGATATTATCGTAGAGGGCAAAGATGAAATCTCTCAAATCTCAAAAGCGCTAAAAGTAATGATTGTTGCATTTAAAGAGAGCGTTTATAAGGCAAAAGATGTCTCTGCAACAACATCAAAAGAGAGCAAAATTTTAAATGGTATCGTTGAAGAGCTTACAAAAAATGGCAATTCCGCCGATAATAAAATCGCAAGCATCAATGTATTGGTAACCGAAGTCGGAAATAGACTTGATGCAATCGAAGAGGCTTCTATAACAGTTACCGAAGACTTAGAAAATACATTTGATGTGTTGGACGGTTTTATTGAGAAACTTGATTCAGTCGTAAAAGCGATTGAGGATGGCAGTGAGCATCAGCAAGAGCTAGTTCAAAAAGTTTCTTCACTTACTGAACAGGCAAAAAACATTAAAGATGTTTTGGCAATCATATCCGATATAGCAGATCAAACAAATCTGCTTGCACTAAATGCCGCGATTGAAGCTGCTCGAGCAGGTGAACACGGAAGAGGATTTGCGGTTGTTGCAGATGAAGTTCGCAAACTTGCAGAGAGAACACAAAAAAGCCTTAGCGAAATTAGCGCAAATGTTAATCTCATCACACAAAATGTTATTGAAATCTCGGAAGAGACACAAAAAACATCAAGGGATATGGGCGACATAGCACATTCGGCACAAGAATTAATCTCCTCTTCATACGAAACAAAACAAAATCTATCCATTACAACCGAAAAATCTAGTGATGTTATGCACCAAAGCACATATATAGCTACAAAAACAAAAGAGCTTATTCGCAATATGGACGAAATCATAGAGATTTCACAAAAAAATACACAACATAGAACTCTCGTAGATGCCGCTGCTATAAAGTTGGCAAATGATGCAAATAGTTTACAAAACGAACTAAGCAAATTTAAAATCTAATGCTTACTGACATAAACAACTCGGTCTTAGAGTATCTAAAATCTTCAACACTCCTTTGTGTTGAAGACAGCAAATCCACACAACTCATCTACCGCTCCCTTTTTGAAGATTTGGTAAAAGAAGTAGTCTGTGCAAGCAACGGCGAAGAGGGCTATGATAAATTTTGCAAAGAAGATATAGATTTAGTCGTATGCGACTATAATATGCCCATACTAAACGGCATAGAGATGATTAGAAAAATCAGAAATATTGACAAAGACATCCCAATCATTTTAGTTTCAGCGATTGAAGATGTCGATGTAATAGTTCAAGCACTCCAACTCAATGTAAGCAATTTTTTAAAAAAACCTATAGTTACCTCCGAAGTAATGCAGTCAATTGAGAATGTATCTAAACTCTTAATTGCCAACAATTATATAAAAGAACAAAGCGAGAAAAAGCTAAAAGAGCTTGAGAAAAAAGAGGAGTACAACTCTTACCAAGAAGATTTGGCATTTTCTAAAGAGCTAAATATCCTTAGAAATGATTTTTACTATCAAATGCTTGATAACCAACAATGCTTTGCACTTATAGATTTTTTCTACAAACCTCTTGATGTTTTAAGCGGGGATGCGTACAGTGCTAGAAAAATCAGCGACGATAAAGTCTTTTACTTTATAGTAGACGGAATGGGAAAGGGGTTGTCGGCATCACTAAGCTCAATGCTAATGACTTCATTCGTAAATCATATAATCGATAAGAGTCTTGATAGCTTTGATTTTAGAACTATATTAGAGGCTTCTTTGGAGTATATAAAACCTATCTTGCTTGACGAAGAGGCTCTCTCTATTGATTTTATCATCATAGACCATAAAGCACTTACAATGGAGTATGCAAAATTTGCCATGCCGCCATCACTTGCCCAAACAGCCGATAACGAAATAATCAGGATAAAATCCAACAATCCTCCGATGTGTAAATATACAAGGGATGTTTCAATCTCGACCGTAGATATCTCAAAAACTATAAAATTTCTTTTTTACAGTGACGGAGTTGTAGAGAACAGCGTCAGATACGATAACAAATTATATATGGATTTTATAGAAGAGGATTTTTTATCATCATTTACAAAAGATGAATTTAGAGAAAAGTTGCTCTGGAAGATAGATACTCAAGAGGATGATATGACTTTTGTTTTTATAAATCAATTGACTTTAAATAGTCGAATAGACCATATAAAAAAAACATTTGAGAGTACTCTTGACGCAGTAGATGAAGCAAATAACTGGTATGCCGACATCTGGAGCAATTTTACAAGCAACTATAAACTATCATACAATGCAGGCGTTGTTTTTACGGAACTTTTTATGAATGCTTACGAGCACGGAAATCTGGGCATTGACTCTGAGACAAAACATAAACTCTTGGAAGAAGACAACTATTTTACGACACTTGAAATGCTGCAAAAAAAATGCGATAAACAGATAACGGTAACAGTAAATACCATCGAGTACAGCTCAAGACAATATATAACTACTCTTATAAAAGATGAGGGAGAGGGATTTGACACTCAGATACTAAGTAAAATATTTAGAGACAGAAAAAACTTTAACGGTCGAGGGGTTTATATATCAAGACAATCGTCACTCGGGATATACTACAACTCAAAAGGCAATGCGGTACTTTTTTTACATAGACTAGAAGATGAAGCATAGCTAAAAGCTACGCTTCAAATTTAACTTATTTAGTTAATGCTGCTTTTGATGCTGCTGCAACGGCACTAAATCCTGCTGCATCATTCATCGCCATATCAGCAAGAACTTTACGGTCAAGTTCGATGCCAGATTTGTGAATACCGTTCATAAATGAAGAGTAGTTCATACCATTCAAGCGACAAGCTGCATTGATACGGATAATCCATAGTTTACGGAAATCGCGTTTCTTTTGCTTACGGTCACGGAATGAGTAGTACATTGAGCGTTCTAACTGCTCTTTTGCTTTACGGTAGTGTTTACGGCGTCCGCTGTAAAAACCCTTCGCTAATTTTAATATCTTTTTGTGTTTTCTTCTACGAACAACACCTGTTTTTACTCTTGGCATATTTTTCCTTTTTTTTCTTTACCTAGTCACTTTTTGTGCTAAAGGTGCCACGCACTTTGGTGGACTTGCCCAAACCTAAAGTTTGGAGATTAAATGAATTAACTAAAAATTAGTTAATCATAGCCTTTACATTTTTTTCATCAACTTTAGCAATGACTTTTGGTCTATGTTGCTTTGTACGAGTCGCTGAATCTTGTTTTGTCAAGATATGGCTTCTAAACGCCGTACCGCGTTTAACTGTACCGTTTTTCTTAACTTTGAAACGCTTTACAGCGCCTTTAACAGATTTCATCTTTGGCATCGAAACTCCTTTATAAATTGGAGCGCAATTATACCCAAATTTTTTGATTTTTTGCTATACTAATGCCATGAATTCTATTAAACATATCAACAATGCACTCAAAGATTTAGACAAAGAGGTTGAAGCCATTCTGCAAGACATGAGCTTGCCGATGAATGAAAAAGACAACCGTATGCTTCCTATACTGCAGCAAAAAAGAGTTTTAACACAAACGCTAGAGGATTTGACATACTTAAAGAACAACCCGCCAAAACCAAATCAGGCTTGTGGAATTTCTAAGCATAGAAAAGATTGAACTCTCTTAGCCACATCAGATTGCTTCGTCGTAAACTCCTCGCAATGACTGCAAATTTGAATATTTGTAATGATAAAGAGTAAGTCATTGCGAAAGCTTTAGCTCATAGCAATCTAGAATCGTTTAAAGGTTTGATTGTTTTTATTTGAAGAAATTTAGCAGAAGCAGTGTTTAAAAAAGTACTTCTCCCCAGATACCTGCGGCACATAGCACATCAAGGCGTGCTGCTGTATTCCTACCCTGACACAGTATCTTGGAGGTACCATTGCACAGGTCTAAAGAGAAGCGACGGAATTATAGCCAAAATAATAAAGAGTTGTCAAAAGAATTAAAGCGAAATTGTCCCGACTACACTCTTTATAGCATCATGATAGCTCTCATACTCAAAATTGCTCTTTTGCTCGGCAGCGGCAAATTCTATCTCTTTTGCCATCTCATACACTTCATTAAACCTAAGATTTCCCGCACTTCCCTTTATAGAATGCGCATTTAATCTTATGTTGTCGTAATCTCTTACGGTTATAGACTCGTTGAGGTTATTTAAAATTATTTCCGTCTCTTCAAAAAAACTAGCGATTAACAGCGGGACATGCTTTGGTTTAATTCCTATCGATATTGCCATCTCTTCATGATCTATATTTGAATAATCTGCATCTAAAATAGGCATATCTACACTCCCGTATTATTTTTTTTAATATGATTTTAGCATAAAAAATAACAATTTTGATACAATTGCGTATGTTATATATAGTAATTGCACTAAAATCGGAAGCACAGGCATTTGTCGATAAATACAAACCGACTAAAGCCAAATGCGGCGATTTTACTCTTTTTGAAGGTAACCGTTTAAAGCTGATTGTCAGCGGCATCGGTATTGATAATGCAAGAAACGCAACAGTTGCAATGATTGAACATTTTAAACCGCAAAAAAGAGATATTTTTATAAATATCGGTATCTGCGGAGCAAATAAAAAACATAAAATCGGCAAGCTTTTAAAGATAGGCTCGATTATATATGAGGATAAAAAATATATAATCGATGAAGATATTTTAAATACGCTTACATGCAAAGAGAGTGAAGTTTCCCAAGATTTATATGAGATTGCCGATATGGAGTCGTTTGGTTTTTTTACAGCGACAAAAGAGTTTAAAAACCGCTATATCTATAAAGTGGTAAGCGATCATTTTGAGCCAAGCAAGGTCACAAAAGAGGGCAGCAAAAAATTGATTTTTAGTGTAATTGATGAGATTATGAGAGAGGTTGAAGCTTGAAAAAGGTTGTAGTAACGGGGGCAAGCAGCGGGATAGGAAAAGAGATAACGGCGAGACTGCTAAAGCTTGGTTATGAAGTAATCGGTGTAAGCAGAAATGTTAAAAAAGAGGATTTTGAGAGTGAGTTTTTTAAACCGATGCAAGCAGATTTATCAAACGAAGCCTCAACTGCCGAAATATGTAAAAGCCTATCAAAAGAGAATATCTTTATGCTGATAAATTGCGCAGGATTTGGCAGATTTGAACCGCATGAAGAGTTAAGTGCCAAGACCATTGCCGATATGGTTTTTTTAAACCTCACCGCTCCCATGCTGCTTACAAACGCCCTGCTTCGCGATTTGAAAAAAAACAGCGGCTATCTCATAAATATAAACTCCATTGAAGCGCTAAAATCAAACAAATTTGCCGGAGTTTACAGCGCTACAAAGAGCGGACTAAAAGCATTTGGAGATTCTCTTTTTGAAGAGACGAGAAAAAGCGCACTAAGCGTTACAAACATAAATCCGGATATGACACAGAGCAATTTTTACAGCGACCTTAGATTTGAGACAACTGCAAATGAAGATGAAAAACTTCTTGCCTCTGATATCGCCGATGCGGTTGAGCATATACTTAGCATGAGAAAAGGCGCCGTTGTAAGCGAATACACCATAAGAAGTTTGAATTTCGGGATAGCTAAAAAAAGATAAGTTAAGTATAATATACTGCAAGTCGACTATGAACGGATATCCAGACTCTTAGAAGTATGAATATCCATAGAGCGTAAAAAATCAAGGTTTGTCTTAATCTGCTTCATCGAAGCCGAAGTTTCGTTTTTTAGAGCATACATCAAACTGTTTGCCTCTTTTAAAAGACAAATTGCTTCTTCTATCTCTTTTTCTTCTTTAAGTTGCGGAGGGCTATCCATCAACTTATCTAAAGCAGCCGCATCTTTCTCGACTATAGCTATCTTTAGCCTATCTAGCCACATTTGCAATCTCTCTCCATGCTTCTAAAAGCCCTTTAAAAACATTGCTCACCTCATCAAGTTTTGCTACATCATTACGAGAATTAACCAATGCAAGGAGTTGAATCTGATAATTATAAAGACCTTCCAAATAGTAAGCCACCTTTCCGCCTTTAAAATCCAAAATTGAAATAAGCTCCGTAATAACCGCAACGGAACGATTTATCCAATAAACTCTTTTTTCTATATTACCGTCTTTGATAGCTTTTTTTGCTTGAGCATTGAAACGAAGAACTCCCTCATACATCATCTCTACCAATTTTTCCGAAGACTCAATCCCTACATTATTTTGTGCATAAATACTATGAGCTACATTTCCATACATTTTAAATCCTTTTTCATTCCCCAGTTCAATCTCATTCATCAGAAACAAATCGGCTATTTTTAGATTTGCTTTAGCTTTTTAGCGATTTTTTATCACTAATTGCTATTTGTTTGAGCATTTACCAAACTCGTAAACATCGAAGAAGCATTGTTTATCTTTGCAATAATCGCATCATACGCGGCATACTGTTTTTTTAGTATCTCATACCTTGCATCAAGTCTCTCGGTCGCTTTTGTTTTTCTCTCTTCAAGCGTTGTGATATTTTCTTTCGTTGAATCTGCAAATTGATCAAGTACCCCGTTATAATCGGTATACTCCTTAACTATTGTAGCCATTTCATTAAATGAACCGGTTAAAGTAACTGTGGTTAAATCTGCCTTTGTGTATGTTCCGCCGGAGAAGAATGCCTCAAAATTTTGTAAATCTCCGTCCATTTTTTCACCGAGAACAGTTTTATCAACACTCATCTTTCCGTCTTTATCTACACTAAAACCGTAATCAGACAAATATCCTACGCCTCCGCCAACCGTTGAGAGCATATCTTGGATTGCCCGTTTCATACTTTTAATAGTGCTTTCTCCGGAGAAAATACCCCTCTCCTTGCTATCCGTACTCGATTTTGTCTGTTTATTTAATTCGGTTATAGCAGAGTTATATTTCTCTACAAAACTATCTATTTTGGTTAAAATATCCTCTCTGTCTTGTGCAACGCTAACGGTTGAAGAACCGGTCTCTTTTAAAGTGATATCTAGTCCGGAAATCAAATCCGTTATATTGTTGCTGCTTCTAGTAATGGCTTGACCGTTAAATGTTAAATTTGCATCGACACCGGTTTGAATTGCACTCAAACCCGTTGTAAGTCTTGCATCTTTTAAGTTTGCTCCCAGTCCGTCGGCATTGTCCGTAATGGTTATATTTTGAGTTGAGCCCGTCTTTGCCGAACTTACAAATAAACGAAAATCGGTACCGCTTACTTGAACGATTGTCGCATCAACTTTATCGCCTGCCGTATCGTTAATTAAATTTTTCAAACCGTCTAATGTAGTAGCTGCATCGTAAGCAATAGTAAAATCAGTACCGTCTATATTTAGTTTCATTACTCCCGCACCGTTTGCGATAGTATCCGTTTTCGCCGTAAAAGAACCTGACTGTTCTATCTGTTTTGTTGCAAGTTGCGTGACATTTAAAGAAAAATCTTGAATATCACTATTTGCAGCTGCGGTTACCGTTACAGAAGTACCCGTAACGGTCGTTTTTCGCTCGTCGTAAAGTGTTTGAACTTTTAATGCATCTATGCTGTCTATGAAGTTTTTCATACTAGCATCCACAACATCCAACGAATCCTTCTTGTCATTTTCACTTGCAAGCTCCAAAGTTATCGGAGTTATAAACTTGGCTTCATCAGCCTTGCGCAACTGATCTAAAACATCTTGAGTTAAAATACTCGAACCGACTCCAAGCGAAGATACACCCATGACAAATCCTTTTTACAACGATCTTACATCGTTATAGTTTTTTCAATACACTCTAAATCGACAAATTGTTAATTTTTTTTAGAAGAACGGCTTATTTTGAAAATCCGTTTTAGCTTTTTCATAATCTGAAGGAATCCCGATATCTATAAAATAAGAGTTATTCGATACATATGAGCATACTTTCATATTCGATAAATTATTTTCTAAAAACTCTTCAAAAGAAAATTTACTCAAAGTCGGTAGTTTATCAAATATACTTTTTTTTATCATATAAACACCGCCGTTTATGTACGCTTTATGGTAAAACTTTTTTTCTTCAAATTTTTTAACAATACCAGATTCTACTTTTACGGCGCCATATCTATCAAAATTCCTCATCTCTTTTAAAGATATGGTTATATCTGCCTCAAATTTATTATTTGTTTTTTCTAATTCTGCCAAATCTACTTCAAAAAAAGTATCACCGTTTATTACTAAAACATTTTTAGCGTTGTCTGTTATAAGAGATAAAGCTTTTTTAATAGCTCCTCCTGTCCCCAGAGGTTCATCTTCACATGAGTAGCTTAACGGAATACCTTTATATTCACTTTTGAAATAAGCTTTAATTACATCTTGCTTATAACCGACGCTAATTACTATATTTGTAATGTCATATTTAGACAAGTACTGCAATAAATATTCTAAAAATGGCTTTTTATTTATATCTGCCATAGGTTTTGGAACATCTTTAACTACGCTTTGCAATCTTGTACCAAATCCGCCGGCTAAAATTATAACTTCCACTAAATACTCCGTAAATAATAGACTTTGCAAAACTGCAAAAACTCTTCTGCCTCGCAAGAGGCTAGCTTTAGTGCCACAGCGGCTAGCGTAGCTAAAT
This region of Sulfurimonas sp. genomic DNA includes:
- a CDS encoding methyl-accepting chemotaxis protein; protein product: MTIKYKLNLITAIVISFALIIIALAANKALNDRATITQSQELNTLSQKLSLVIHETQKERGASAGFLGSGGKQFGDILPKQRADTTREYENLKAYIKTLDLESFPKELKGEISAFDSDMGKIAQIRSSIDSLSISVKDEVAYYTDMNTKILNIVALSAKVATSQELVKALSAYSNFLKSKERAGIERAVLSSTFAAGKFGDGVFAKWVTLVAEQDAFIDAYLSMATEASKTLYNQKMNSPIIGEVNKMRDIAKAKAFEGGFGVDSVVWFKTITDKINLLKEVDDELAKQNGILIDQLKSTSITNTTIALSGYSAFAVAIFIIIFIISRGVNRSVRSSLEKIECVSSHLDLTCDIIVEGKDEISQISKALKVMIVAFKESVYKAKDVSATTSKESKILNGIVEELTKNGNSADNKIASINVLVTEVGNRLDAIEEASITVTEDLENTFDVLDGFIEKLDSVVKAIEDGSEHQQELVQKVSSLTEQAKNIKDVLAIISDIADQTNLLALNAAIEAARAGEHGRGFAVVADEVRKLAERTQKSLSEISANVNLITQNVIEISEETQKTSRDMGDIAHSAQELISSSYETKQNLSITTEKSSDVMHQSTYIATKTKELIRNMDEIIEISQKNTQHRTLVDAAAIKLANDANSLQNELSKFKI
- a CDS encoding response regulator; translated protein: MLTDINNSVLEYLKSSTLLCVEDSKSTQLIYRSLFEDLVKEVVCASNGEEGYDKFCKEDIDLVVCDYNMPILNGIEMIRKIRNIDKDIPIILVSAIEDVDVIVQALQLNVSNFLKKPIVTSEVMQSIENVSKLLIANNYIKEQSEKKLKELEKKEEYNSYQEDLAFSKELNILRNDFYYQMLDNQQCFALIDFFYKPLDVLSGDAYSARKISDDKVFYFIVDGMGKGLSASLSSMLMTSFVNHIIDKSLDSFDFRTILEASLEYIKPILLDEEALSIDFIIIDHKALTMEYAKFAMPPSLAQTADNEIIRIKSNNPPMCKYTRDVSISTVDISKTIKFLFYSDGVVENSVRYDNKLYMDFIEEDFLSSFTKDEFREKLLWKIDTQEDDMTFVFINQLTLNSRIDHIKKTFESTLDAVDEANNWYADIWSNFTSNYKLSYNAGVVFTELFMNAYEHGNLGIDSETKHKLLEEDNYFTTLEMLQKKCDKQITVTVNTIEYSSRQYITTLIKDEGEGFDTQILSKIFRDRKNFNGRGVYISRQSSLGIYYNSKGNAVLFLHRLEDEA
- the rplT gene encoding 50S ribosomal protein L20 — encoded protein: MPRVKTGVVRRRKHKKILKLAKGFYSGRRKHYRKAKEQLERSMYYSFRDRKQKKRDFRKLWIIRINAACRLNGMNYSSFMNGIHKSGIELDRKVLADMAMNDAAGFSAVAAASKAALTK
- the rpmI gene encoding 50S ribosomal protein L35, which codes for MPKMKSVKGAVKRFKVKKNGTVKRGTAFRSHILTKQDSATRTKQHRPKVIAKVDEKNVKAMIN
- a CDS encoding Hpt domain-containing protein, which produces MPILDADYSNIDHEEMAISIGIKPKHVPLLIASFFEETEIILNNLNESITVRDYDNIRLNAHSIKGSAGNLRFNEVYEMAKEIEFAAAEQKSNFEYESYHDAIKSVVGTISL
- a CDS encoding SDR family NAD(P)-dependent oxidoreductase codes for the protein MKKVVVTGASSGIGKEITARLLKLGYEVIGVSRNVKKEDFESEFFKPMQADLSNEASTAEICKSLSKENIFMLINCAGFGRFEPHEELSAKTIADMVFLNLTAPMLLTNALLRDLKKNSGYLININSIEALKSNKFAGVYSATKSGLKAFGDSLFEETRKSALSVTNINPDMTQSNFYSDLRFETTANEDEKLLASDIADAVEHILSMRKGAVVSEYTIRSLNFGIAKKR
- the fliS gene encoding flagellar export chaperone FliS, with the protein product MYGNVAHSIYAQNNVGIESSEKLVEMMYEGVLRFNAQAKKAIKDGNIEKRVYWINRSVAVITELISILDFKGGKVAYYLEGLYNYQIQLLALVNSRNDVAKLDEVSNVFKGLLEAWREIANVAR
- the fliD gene encoding flagellar filament capping protein FliD; protein product: MGVSSLGVGSSILTQDVLDQLRKADEAKFITPITLELASENDKKDSLDVVDASMKNFIDSIDALKVQTLYDERKTTVTGTSVTVTAAANSDIQDFSLNVTQLATKQIEQSGSFTAKTDTIANGAGVMKLNIDGTDFTIAYDAATTLDGLKNLINDTAGDKVDATIVQVSGTDFRLFVSSAKTGSTQNITITDNADGLGANLKDARLTTGLSAIQTGVDANLTFNGQAITRSSNNITDLISGLDITLKETGSSTVSVAQDREDILTKIDSFVEKYNSAITELNKQTKSSTDSKERGIFSGESTIKSMKRAIQDMLSTVGGGVGYLSDYGFSVDKDGKMSVDKTVLGEKMDGDLQNFEAFFSGGTYTKADLTTVTLTGSFNEMATIVKEYTDYNGVLDQFADSTKENITTLEERKTKATERLDARYEILKKQYAAYDAIIAKINNASSMFTSLVNAQTNSN
- a CDS encoding nucleotidyltransferase family protein, yielding MEVIILAGGFGTRLQSVVKDVPKPMADINKKPFLEYLLQYLSKYDITNIVISVGYKQDVIKAYFKSEYKGIPLSYSCEDEPLGTGGAIKKALSLITDNAKNVLVINGDTFFEVDLAELEKTNNKFEADITISLKEMRNFDRYGAVKVESGIVKKFEEKKFYHKAYINGGVYMIKKSIFDKLPTLSKFSFEEFLENNLSNMKVCSYVSNNSYFIDIGIPSDYEKAKTDFQNKPFF